In the genome of Denticeps clupeoides chromosome 13, fDenClu1.1, whole genome shotgun sequence, one region contains:
- the LOC114802454 gene encoding odorant receptor 131-2-like, with the protein MQNYTGYSNQTTSAFISKPLNDRFLAVQILVGVFLYLNCLMIFTFLKNEAFRTDTRYVLFAQMLFMDSALMVLTDLALMGIYFRCPIPVISCCVFSMIMDWLAIGTPFTLMAMCLERYVAICMPLRHGDISTPRTRRMGLLSIWLISTLMPVFTLISLLCLVPSSFFLSSTLCTVEMMIVQSWQHNARNILLLVYFIGMFSATIFSYVKIMKAARAASSQNKSSTNKGLRTVILHAFQLLLCLIRFICPFIEMAVIQIDFLIYVDLRYFNFVMFLIAPRCLSPLIYGLRDEKFFIVLRNHAFFGLYTFISPLCIKVKSSRVRTSSAGHDWK; encoded by the coding sequence ATGCAGAATTACACAGGATACAGTAACCAGACCACCAGCGCTTTCATCTCGAAGCCGTTAAACGACAGGTTTCTGGCAGTGCAGATCCTGGTGGGTGTCTTCCTCTATCTGAACTGCCTGATGATCTTCACCTTCCTAAAGAACGAGGCCTTCAGGACAGACACGCGCTATGTTCTGTTTGCGCAGATGCTCTTCATGGACTCTGCCCTCATGGTTCTGACCGACCTGGCACTGATGGGGATCTACTTCCGCTGCCCCATCCCTGTCATCTCCTGCTGCGTGTTCAGCATGATCATGGACTGGCTCGCCATCGGGACGCCTTTTACTCTCATGGCCATGTGTCTGGAGCGCTACGTTGCCATTTGCATGCCTTTGAGGCATGGAGACATCTCCACGCCCAGGACCCGGAGGATGGGTCTCCTCAGTATCTGGCTCATCAGTACACTGATGCCTGTCTTCACCCTCATCTCCTTGCTGTGCTTGGTGCCCTCAAGCTTCTTCCTCTCCAGCACGCTGTGTACTGTGGAGATGATGATTGTGCAGAGCTGGCAACACAATGCTCGCAACATCTTATTACTTGTTTACTTCATCGGCATGTTCAGTGCCACCATCTTCTCCTATGTTAAGATTATGAAGGCTGCCAGAGCGGCCTCGTCACAAAACAAGAGCTCCACCAACAAGGGTCTGCGAACGGTGATTCTGCACGCCTTCCAGCTGCTGCTCTGTCTGATCCGGTTCATATGCCCGTTCATCGAAATGGCCGTCATCCAGATTGACTTCTTAATTTATGTGGATCTCAGATACTTCAATTTTGTCATGTTCCTCATTGCGCCCCGTTGTCTGAGTCCGCTGATCTATGGCCTAAGAGATGAAaagtttttcattgttttaaggAACCATGCTTTTTTCGGCCTCTACACCTTTATTTCCCCGCTCTGTATTAAAGTCAAGTCCAGTCGGGTGAGAACATCTTCAGCTGGACATGACTGGAAATGA